In Paenibacillus algicola, a genomic segment contains:
- a CDS encoding S-layer homology domain-containing protein, with protein MLVSKIVHRFTSGLLAVVLCVMCVLGGAGHASATPQQSTTFSLSTPQMSYNADEEMTLVVGLTNMDALDPLGFSQLMFQLKFDSSVFSYSDYTYPDPAQTMKYSHADYTVTGFLDHPNYRVTTPVISDNGNGEFSLDTSIEALDHTLIYNGSYDDLFTFKFKVKEDVQVSSSTISFANINIADSHKVSNDFNPSMSSIVGVPVQVNINYIPDFPNPDLPPDFPTDPPIPVLSSEKNLLTAQFDHFRGMVDHASDVVFFLMPHGQSPSDSGTLTFSHTGQSLRMTQSPLTSPYVVSLDDLKSEGLTVTAEDGTTRSYAVQFIPAPVTSVKPHYSDLVLHVGNHLQNGLELSFTDLPSINALHTDIIWASSHPNVASVNPAGMIEAHAAGTATITGTYRELDYETSITVVDPKPVVTGLTVTPVTASVYVGDTVQIDSHVDYSTPQIFMMTRFSTLDVDAQDSNVSTTASDELTYSSSDTSIATVSDTGEVYGVAAGTADIRVKIAGFSETVTVHVMARPVVVPDPGTPSNEVTVPPVTPSPVVTVPTTPPVVEAKPAKPVVDIFLSEIVKADSNVVSVIQKKLENVGIASQTFTTPVLKPSDTKGHWAEKTVELFVKLDVIKGYKDGTAQPDKNISRAEFISILSRLFPVQGNKQAAFNDIQNHWANASIAQFASAGIISGYGDGTFKPNGTITREEMIVILSRIINFQNVQKDVNKVVTDPVSAWAKEYVDMAVQAGIINGKGNGQFDGRSSSTRAEALQVILNTLNLNAEIKTLLDSLE; from the coding sequence ATGCTAGTCAGCAAGATTGTCCATCGCTTCACATCAGGTTTATTGGCAGTTGTTTTATGTGTAATGTGTGTATTGGGAGGTGCCGGCCACGCGAGTGCAACGCCACAGCAGTCTACTACGTTCTCCCTGTCCACCCCCCAAATGTCCTACAACGCTGACGAAGAAATGACGCTGGTAGTCGGATTAACGAACATGGACGCCCTCGATCCGCTCGGTTTTTCCCAATTAATGTTTCAACTCAAGTTCGATAGCTCGGTCTTTTCTTATTCAGATTATACGTATCCGGATCCTGCTCAAACAATGAAATATTCTCACGCGGATTACACCGTTACGGGTTTTTTGGATCATCCAAACTACCGTGTAACTACACCAGTCATAAGTGATAATGGCAATGGAGAATTCTCTCTCGACACTTCCATTGAGGCACTAGACCACACTCTGATCTATAACGGTAGCTATGACGATCTGTTTACATTCAAGTTCAAGGTGAAAGAGGATGTGCAGGTCTCAAGTTCAACGATTTCTTTTGCTAATATTAATATCGCGGATTCCCATAAGGTTTCCAATGATTTTAATCCGTCCATGAGTTCAATCGTAGGTGTTCCGGTGCAGGTGAATATCAATTATATTCCTGATTTCCCCAACCCCGATCTCCCTCCCGATTTCCCTACTGATCCTCCCATTCCCGTTCTTTCCTCTGAAAAAAATTTATTAACCGCTCAGTTTGATCATTTTCGCGGTATGGTTGATCATGCATCGGATGTGGTGTTCTTTCTCATGCCCCATGGTCAAAGCCCTTCCGATTCTGGCACATTAACGTTCAGTCACACGGGGCAAAGCTTGAGAATGACGCAAAGTCCTCTGACATCACCTTACGTAGTTTCCTTAGATGACTTAAAATCAGAAGGACTGACCGTCACCGCTGAAGATGGAACTACAAGGTCATATGCTGTGCAGTTCATTCCTGCCCCTGTAACCTCAGTTAAGCCACACTATTCCGATTTAGTGCTTCATGTAGGCAACCATTTACAAAATGGTCTCGAATTGTCCTTCACAGACTTGCCATCTATCAATGCGTTACACACAGATATTATCTGGGCCTCCAGTCATCCGAATGTAGCTTCGGTTAATCCGGCAGGCATGATTGAAGCTCATGCTGCAGGCACAGCTACAATTACAGGTACTTACAGAGAGCTCGACTATGAGACGTCGATCACGGTAGTGGATCCTAAGCCGGTTGTGACTGGATTGACGGTGACCCCTGTTACAGCTTCAGTGTACGTTGGAGATACGGTTCAAATCGATTCTCATGTCGATTACTCCACTCCACAGATCTTTATGATGACACGGTTCTCTACCTTGGATGTTGATGCTCAGGACTCCAACGTCTCGACGACTGCCTCCGATGAGTTAACGTATTCATCCTCAGACACCTCGATTGCAACCGTTTCAGACACGGGCGAAGTGTATGGGGTAGCTGCAGGCACAGCAGACATCCGGGTTAAAATTGCCGGTTTCTCCGAAACAGTCACGGTCCATGTTATGGCCCGGCCGGTCGTAGTACCTGATCCAGGCACTCCGAGCAATGAGGTTACGGTTCCACCCGTCACACCAAGCCCTGTAGTCACGGTTCCCACCACGCCCCCGGTCGTGGAAGCGAAGCCGGCAAAGCCTGTCGTTGATATTTTCCTCAGTGAGATTGTTAAAGCCGATTCTAACGTAGTATCGGTCATCCAGAAGAAGCTCGAGAATGTGGGCATAGCCTCGCAAACGTTCACAACTCCTGTATTAAAGCCGTCGGATACGAAAGGACATTGGGCTGAAAAGACGGTTGAGCTTTTTGTAAAGCTTGATGTTATTAAAGGGTACAAGGATGGAACGGCTCAGCCTGATAAAAATATTTCCCGGGCAGAGTTTATCTCGATCCTGTCTCGCCTCTTCCCTGTTCAAGGCAACAAGCAGGCAGCCTTTAACGATATTCAAAATCACTGGGCAAATGCTTCCATCGCCCAATTCGCCTCCGCCGGGATTATTAGCGGCTATGGGGATGGCACATTCAAGCCCAACGGCACCATCACTCGTGAAGAAATGATAGTGATCTTGTCTCGCATCATTAACTTCCAGAACGTTCAAAAGGACGTGAATAAAGTAGTCACAGATCCTGTATCAGCCTGGGCGAAGGAATATGTCGATATGGCCGTCCAGGCAGGGATCATCAACGGTAAAGGAAACGGTCAATTCGATGGCCGCAGCAGCTCCACGCGTGCCGAGGCGCTTCAGGTCATCCTGAATACCCTTAACCTTAACGCTGAAATCAAGACCCTGTTAGACAGCTTGGAGTAG
- the galU gene encoding UTP--glucose-1-phosphate uridylyltransferase GalU produces MRIRKAIIPAAGLGTRFLPATKAMPKEMLPIVDKPTIQYIIEEAVASGIEDILIVTGKGKRAIEDHFDSSFELEHNLAEKGKWGLLQEVRRPSDMADIHYIRQKEPKGLGHAIWCARKFIGQEPFAVLLGDDIVESQVPCLKQMIDVYDQYGSALVGVQPVEWDQVGRYGIVDGVPVAERIYATERLVEKPSREEAPSNLAIMGRYILPPGIFEVLEAQEAGKNGEIQLTDALAAWSRKEQILAYHFDGIRHDVGEKQGFIETTIHYALQHEELRESLLQYMQKKLEQERP; encoded by the coding sequence ATGAGAATACGCAAAGCGATTATACCGGCCGCAGGACTGGGCACCCGCTTCCTGCCGGCGACCAAGGCGATGCCCAAGGAGATGCTTCCCATCGTCGATAAGCCCACCATCCAGTACATTATCGAGGAGGCGGTGGCCTCCGGTATTGAGGACATTCTGATCGTGACGGGCAAGGGAAAGCGGGCGATCGAGGACCATTTCGACTCCTCCTTCGAGCTGGAGCACAATCTAGCGGAGAAGGGCAAATGGGGGCTGCTGCAAGAGGTGCGGCGTCCCTCCGATATGGCAGATATTCACTACATCCGGCAAAAAGAGCCCAAGGGACTCGGTCACGCCATCTGGTGCGCCCGCAAATTTATCGGCCAGGAGCCGTTTGCGGTGCTGCTTGGCGATGATATTGTGGAGTCGCAGGTTCCGTGCCTGAAGCAGATGATCGACGTCTACGATCAGTATGGCAGCGCCCTGGTCGGCGTGCAGCCGGTGGAGTGGGATCAGGTGGGCCGCTACGGCATCGTGGACGGCGTGCCTGTGGCCGAGCGAATCTATGCCACGGAAAGATTGGTTGAGAAGCCCTCCCGGGAGGAGGCTCCTTCCAATCTCGCAATTATGGGGCGGTATATTTTGCCGCCGGGTATTTTTGAGGTGCTGGAAGCGCAGGAAGCAGGGAAGAACGGGGAAATCCAGCTGACGGATGCGCTGGCAGCCTGGTCCCGGAAGGAACAGATTCTGGCCTACCACTTTGACGGAATCCGCCATGATGTCGGCGAGAAGCAGGGCTTCATCGAGACGACCATTCATTATGCGCTGCAGCATGAGGAGCTGCGGGAAAGCCTGCTGCAGTATATGCAGAAGAAGCTGGAGCAGGAGCGGCCGTAG
- a CDS encoding acyltransferase family protein — protein sequence MNERDLYFDNLKFWLILLVVVGHFMEPFYGESPLGTLYPWIYSFHMPLFVFVAGYFSKSITYPKYYVQLVSNLALPYLIFETLYTWFDFYTQGLEKLHFTYFYPYWILWFLFSMLLWKMLLPYLLVLKAPLWIALWSSVLLGYALDVDYYASVSRTLYFLPFFLLGVYFKREWLLPLKKPRVRLVSLLILLSGAVLLHTLSPVLEPAWFYGAMNYAQFGLDTWYAGAFRLLTYTFTLLMGAAFLSWVPQQRHWYTDRGMNTMYVFLLHGFVVKSLLYFGVLQEIGSVAGGILPILLGVLVTVLLSSRVVKASMSWLVEPNVSFLFKPRVTRRSREVRRKEEF from the coding sequence ATGAACGAGAGAGATCTGTATTTTGACAATTTAAAATTCTGGCTCATTCTGCTCGTGGTCGTGGGGCATTTCATGGAGCCGTTCTATGGGGAGTCGCCGCTGGGGACGCTGTATCCGTGGATCTATTCCTTCCATATGCCGCTGTTCGTATTTGTTGCCGGCTATTTCTCCAAAAGCATCACTTATCCCAAATATTATGTTCAGCTCGTGTCGAATCTGGCGCTGCCCTATCTGATCTTTGAGACGCTGTACACGTGGTTCGACTTCTATACGCAGGGCTTGGAGAAGCTGCATTTTACGTATTTTTATCCGTATTGGATTCTATGGTTTCTGTTTAGTATGCTGCTATGGAAAATGCTGCTGCCCTATCTGCTCGTTCTCAAAGCGCCGCTGTGGATTGCTCTTTGGTCCTCCGTGCTGCTCGGTTATGCCCTTGATGTCGATTATTATGCCAGTGTCTCGCGGACGCTGTATTTTTTGCCGTTCTTCCTGCTGGGTGTTTATTTCAAAAGAGAATGGCTTCTCCCTTTAAAAAAACCGAGGGTGCGCCTGGTCTCGCTCCTGATACTCCTGTCCGGAGCCGTTCTGCTCCATACGCTGTCCCCCGTACTGGAGCCGGCCTGGTTCTATGGCGCGATGAACTATGCCCAGTTTGGGCTGGACACATGGTATGCGGGCGCGTTCCGGCTGCTCACGTATACGTTTACTCTGCTCATGGGGGCCGCATTTCTGTCCTGGGTCCCGCAGCAGCGGCACTGGTATACTGACCGGGGCATGAACACGATGTATGTGTTTTTGCTGCACGGCTTTGTGGTCAAGTCGCTGCTCTACTTTGGCGTGCTGCAGGAGATCGGCTCCGTTGCCGGCGGCATTCTGCCGATCCTGCTCGGCGTGCTGGTCACGGTGCTCTTGTCATCCAGGGTCGTCAAAGCTAGTATGAGCTGGCTGGTGGAGCCCAATGTGAGCTTTTTGTTCAAGCCGCGCGTGACCCGACGATCCCGGGAGGTGCGGCGCAAGGAGGAGTTTTAG
- a CDS encoding U32 family peptidase, with amino-acid sequence MDTPMLRREDVELLAPAGDWDCMRAAVANGADAIFFGVEKFNARARANNFRMNELPEIMSFLHSYGVKGFLTFNILVFENELEEAKELIDACVDAGVDAVIVQDLGLVKLIREISPDFPIHGSTQMTITSPEAVEFTKPWGMERVVLGRENNLKQIQKIGEQARLPMEVFVHGALCVSYSGQCLTSEMWGGRSANRGECAQACRLPYDLMVDGVQQPMGDVAYLLSPKDLAAIDLMPELIEAGVTSFKIEGRLKTPEYVANVVSKYRKAIDQYFDGENAKPSKEDIRELQQSFSRGFTHGFLSGTNNKQLVDGTFPKSRGVYLGKVEQILRDGVVCRLEAPLKRGDGIVFDAGDPTRKEEGGRVYDVRRKGVKLEGEAGEGWIVDIVPGRSDVDLRRLHVGDRIWKTNDPALDKRLRQTFETDKPYRVFPVHVRVSGSPGQPLSTWWTDVQKGTTVRVDSELELEFAKKRPMNRELLEEQFGRLGGTIYQLEQLEAELHGDVIVPMRELNSIRRQAVELLSGERPKPPVYIKREASVYGDASIPASQVPRGEAQLTALCRSLPQVQAALEAGVEMIYADFEFIKQFPAAVDAVRAAGKQIALATPRIHMPGENGYHNNILRLQPDAVLVRNTGALYFYLRHRLEHPDQTHPRLIGDFSLNIANHKAADLFIESGCELVTPSYDLNIQQMIDLLRRSDTSRMEIVIHQHLPMFHTEHCVYCTFMSEGTDFTNCGRPCEEHRASLQDRIGMSHPVRVDEGCRNTVYNAIEQSGAEYLSNFMELGVSRYRVEFLEETPEQVQEVIDLYHRALRGEISGTQVWKQLKATNQLGVTRGQLVK; translated from the coding sequence ATGGATACACCGATGTTGCGCAGGGAGGATGTTGAGCTTCTTGCGCCTGCAGGCGATTGGGACTGCATGCGGGCTGCGGTGGCAAACGGCGCAGACGCGATATTTTTTGGAGTCGAAAAGTTTAATGCCCGGGCACGGGCGAACAATTTCCGGATGAATGAGCTGCCGGAAATTATGTCTTTTTTGCACAGCTATGGCGTAAAGGGCTTCCTCACGTTTAACATTCTCGTGTTTGAGAATGAGCTGGAGGAAGCGAAGGAGCTCATTGACGCCTGTGTGGATGCCGGCGTCGATGCCGTCATCGTGCAGGACCTGGGACTGGTGAAGCTGATCCGCGAGATTTCTCCGGATTTTCCAATTCACGGCTCTACTCAGATGACGATCACATCCCCGGAAGCGGTGGAGTTTACGAAGCCTTGGGGCATGGAGCGGGTCGTCCTGGGCCGCGAGAACAACCTGAAACAGATTCAAAAAATCGGAGAACAGGCCCGCCTGCCGATGGAAGTGTTCGTGCATGGAGCGCTGTGCGTGTCCTACTCCGGTCAGTGCCTGACCTCGGAGATGTGGGGCGGCCGCTCGGCGAACCGCGGCGAATGCGCGCAGGCCTGCCGCCTGCCGTACGATTTGATGGTTGATGGTGTGCAGCAGCCGATGGGCGATGTGGCGTATTTGCTGTCACCGAAGGATCTGGCTGCCATTGATCTGATGCCAGAGCTGATTGAGGCCGGCGTGACGTCCTTCAAGATTGAAGGACGCCTGAAGACACCGGAATATGTAGCCAATGTGGTCAGCAAGTACCGCAAGGCGATTGACCAATATTTTGACGGGGAGAACGCCAAGCCGAGCAAGGAAGACATCCGCGAGCTGCAGCAGAGCTTCTCGCGCGGCTTTACCCACGGGTTCCTTAGCGGAACGAACAATAAGCAGCTGGTCGATGGCACGTTTCCGAAGAGCCGCGGGGTATACCTGGGCAAGGTAGAGCAGATTTTGCGGGACGGCGTAGTCTGCCGCCTGGAGGCTCCGCTCAAGCGCGGGGACGGCATTGTGTTTGATGCCGGAGATCCGACGCGCAAGGAAGAGGGCGGCCGTGTCTATGATGTCCGCCGCAAAGGCGTGAAGCTGGAAGGCGAGGCTGGCGAAGGCTGGATCGTCGACATTGTGCCCGGCCGCAGTGATGTCGATCTGCGCCGGCTGCATGTCGGCGACCGGATCTGGAAGACGAACGACCCGGCGCTCGATAAGCGGCTGCGTCAGACGTTTGAGACAGACAAGCCGTACCGGGTATTCCCGGTGCACGTCCGCGTCAGCGGAAGTCCGGGACAGCCTCTGTCCACCTGGTGGACCGATGTCCAGAAGGGCACCACGGTCCGTGTGGATTCAGAGCTGGAGCTGGAATTCGCGAAGAAGCGCCCGATGAACCGCGAGCTGCTGGAGGAGCAGTTCGGGCGCCTGGGCGGCACGATCTATCAGCTGGAGCAGCTCGAGGCCGAGCTGCACGGCGATGTCATCGTGCCGATGCGCGAGCTCAACAGCATCCGCCGCCAGGCGGTGGAGCTGCTGTCGGGCGAGCGCCCGAAGCCTCCCGTCTACATCAAACGGGAGGCCTCGGTCTACGGCGATGCCTCCATACCGGCATCGCAAGTGCCGCGCGGTGAAGCACAGCTGACCGCGCTCTGCCGCAGCCTGCCGCAGGTACAGGCTGCGCTGGAAGCCGGCGTCGAGATGATCTACGCCGACTTCGAATTTATTAAGCAATTCCCGGCAGCCGTGGATGCCGTCCGGGCGGCCGGCAAGCAGATCGCGCTGGCTACGCCGCGCATTCATATGCCGGGCGAGAACGGCTACCACAACAACATTTTGCGCCTCCAGCCGGATGCCGTGCTGGTGCGCAACACCGGGGCGCTGTATTTCTACCTGCGCCACCGGCTGGAGCATCCCGACCAGACTCATCCTCGCCTGATCGGAGACTTCTCGCTGAACATTGCTAACCATAAGGCAGCTGACCTGTTCATCGAGTCCGGCTGCGAGCTCGTGACGCCGTCGTATGATTTGAACATCCAGCAGATGATTGACCTGCTTCGCCGTTCGGACACCTCCAGAATGGAGATTGTCATTCATCAGCATTTGCCGATGTTCCATACGGAGCATTGTGTATACTGCACGTTTATGAGTGAAGGCACCGACTTCACCAACTGCGGGCGTCCCTGCGAGGAGCACCGCGCCTCGCTTCAGGACCGGATCGGCATGTCCCACCCCGTGCGGGTGGATGAAGGCTGCCGGAATACCGTCTACAATGCGATCGAGCAGTCGGGAGCAGAGTATCTGAGTAATTTTATGGAGCTGGGCGTCTCCAGATACCGCGTAGAGTTCCTGGAAGAAACGCCGGAGCAGGTGCAGGAGGTCATTGACCTGTATCATCGCGCACTGCGCGGCGAAATTAGCGGAACCCAGGTGTGGAAGCAGCTGAAAGCAACGAACCAGCTCGGGGTTACCCGGGGACAGCTGGTGAAATAG
- a CDS encoding copper amine oxidase N-terminal domain-containing protein, which translates to MTSSQRFISKSHRQRAMSLLLAASLLGSTLAASAAWGAENQNVVLSLKQGSPSADINGAAAPIVKPVIKQGHLMVPLGVFSKAFGSQVTLEGTTRVTLLQGPHRLVMTIGSSTAWIDGRKIVLPVEPQMISDTLMVPLRAVAQGLGAKVGVDSKGRVSITMKVQDKQPSEEEGGFSGESVNQPTRIGNSYYGWSIDYPSGMMVNSYAGDESSVEFVDATGRYYMELYVSDAPEEQEPKALLAQLLRNAEDAGDLVVHREIVSRGSYPYARIFSRDSDEFIWETRMYYDNGRVYELYFADRDAVHYRDMSAFGGLLNSFQPVFPEGSAKAKVKDLSSVEEGLRMLNEPDYGITVGIPADWMYYDEYYYGKEGEGGFLMDVHSAPEGQQGDLKQWVQQLESYYADTFVPDAYELEKAVPISISGQEGQMVKVRYVDRGRWYTEYSFLIQHEGYRYELTYRVDDESTLAADMWEAVLASMIIDYDVVPGEFGNLGTPAYLQNSSAMVKRSSKAYAYTVSLPENWSSSRDWFESGNVEYELPGGTFEIDSVKNTARSTVLKHLQAYYNDKTSSSFGESEAKGLGVRNITLAGVPAVSFELHFPGKTFGHTERYLVFERDGIVHTVTIQLEDANATATQLQTLERVLQSVR; encoded by the coding sequence ATGACAAGCTCTCAGCGTTTCATTTCAAAATCACATCGTCAGCGTGCTATGAGTTTGCTGCTGGCGGCGTCTCTGCTGGGCAGCACGCTGGCAGCTTCTGCCGCCTGGGGCGCAGAGAATCAGAACGTCGTGCTGTCCCTGAAGCAGGGAAGCCCGAGCGCGGACATTAACGGGGCTGCCGCTCCCATTGTGAAGCCGGTCATCAAGCAGGGCCATCTCATGGTGCCGCTTGGCGTATTTTCAAAAGCGTTCGGCAGTCAGGTAACGCTGGAGGGCACGACGCGCGTGACGCTGCTGCAGGGACCGCACCGGCTGGTCATGACCATCGGCAGCAGTACAGCCTGGATCGACGGACGGAAGATCGTCTTGCCGGTTGAGCCGCAAATGATCTCAGATACCTTGATGGTTCCGCTTCGCGCGGTGGCGCAAGGCCTGGGAGCCAAGGTCGGCGTAGACTCCAAGGGCAGGGTGAGCATCACCATGAAGGTGCAGGATAAGCAGCCTTCGGAGGAAGAGGGCGGCTTTAGCGGAGAATCCGTCAATCAGCCGACCCGGATCGGTAACAGCTATTACGGCTGGAGCATCGATTATCCGTCGGGCATGATGGTCAACAGCTATGCCGGGGATGAGAGCTCCGTAGAATTTGTGGACGCCACCGGCCGCTATTATATGGAGCTGTATGTCAGCGATGCGCCAGAGGAGCAGGAGCCCAAGGCCCTGCTGGCTCAGCTTCTTCGCAATGCGGAGGATGCCGGAGATCTGGTGGTGCACCGGGAAATCGTGAGCCGGGGGAGCTACCCGTACGCGAGAATTTTTTCGCGGGACAGTGATGAATTCATTTGGGAAACCCGTATGTACTATGATAACGGCCGGGTGTATGAGCTTTATTTTGCCGATCGTGACGCGGTGCATTATAGAGATATGAGTGCTTTTGGCGGGCTGCTGAATTCTTTTCAGCCGGTATTTCCGGAAGGGAGCGCCAAGGCCAAGGTGAAGGATTTATCCTCTGTCGAAGAGGGGCTGCGCATGCTGAACGAGCCGGATTACGGGATTACCGTGGGGATTCCGGCAGACTGGATGTATTACGATGAGTATTACTATGGCAAAGAGGGAGAAGGCGGCTTCCTCATGGATGTCCATTCTGCTCCCGAGGGACAGCAGGGAGATCTGAAGCAGTGGGTGCAGCAGCTGGAGAGCTATTATGCCGACACCTTTGTACCGGATGCCTACGAGCTGGAGAAGGCCGTTCCGATCAGCATTTCCGGTCAAGAAGGCCAGATGGTGAAGGTGCGCTATGTGGATCGGGGGCGGTGGTATACCGAGTATAGCTTTTTGATACAGCATGAGGGGTACCGCTATGAGCTGACGTACCGGGTAGATGATGAAAGCACTCTCGCGGCAGATATGTGGGAGGCTGTGCTGGCGTCGATGATTATCGACTATGATGTCGTGCCCGGTGAGTTTGGTAATCTGGGGACGCCTGCGTATCTGCAGAATTCCAGCGCGATGGTCAAGCGATCCTCCAAGGCTTATGCTTACACCGTGAGCCTGCCAGAGAATTGGAGCTCGTCCAGGGACTGGTTTGAATCGGGGAATGTGGAATATGAGCTGCCGGGCGGCACGTTCGAGATCGATTCTGTAAAAAATACAGCCCGGAGCACGGTCCTCAAACATCTCCAGGCCTACTATAACGACAAAACGTCATCCAGCTTCGGCGAGTCGGAGGCCAAAGGCCTCGGCGTCCGCAATATTACGCTTGCCGGCGTGCCGGCCGTATCGTTCGAGCTGCACTTCCCGGGTAAAACATTCGGGCACACCGAGCGTTATCTGGTGTTTGAGCGGGATGGCATTGTGCACACCGTGACCATTCAGCTGGAGGATGCCAACGCTACAGCTACGCAGCTGCAAACCCTTGAGCGAGTGCTGCAAAGCGTGCGGTAG
- a CDS encoding S1C family serine protease, whose protein sequence is MLLSSVLHPGMAAAATKNNSAYTYPQDSVPQVIQGMSPSVVGIAGKLTGGMYTEDRYNLSHGSGVILSKDGWIVTNAHVVDRLSTIQVVTSDGKTYQARSVFSDDVSDIAVVKINAKGLKPAVFAVTSQNAQVGEKVAAIGTPISFSLRNSATVGVVSGLNRSIDSSYRLIQTDTAINPGNSGGPLVNMKGEVIGINSMKFSAIGVENMGFSIPSETVGYVVKQLIQYGEVKRAGLGLSLEESFSAIVGFPSEDPLQVTDVTSLEAIQAGISKGDVLYAINGKRVYSIVDINEMLKLYAPGTKVKLLMQRDGDIVSVPLVLSSGINEPVEDAEWEEEVEV, encoded by the coding sequence ATGCTGCTTAGTTCAGTGCTCCATCCGGGCATGGCTGCAGCGGCTACCAAGAACAACAGCGCTTATACATATCCGCAGGATTCTGTGCCGCAGGTTATTCAGGGGATGTCACCGTCGGTGGTGGGCATTGCAGGCAAGCTGACGGGCGGCATGTATACCGAGGATCGATATAATCTGTCTCATGGAAGTGGAGTTATTTTGAGCAAGGATGGCTGGATTGTGACGAATGCGCATGTAGTGGACCGGCTAAGCACAATTCAGGTCGTCACCTCGGACGGCAAGACCTATCAGGCCCGCAGCGTGTTCAGTGACGATGTTAGCGATATTGCTGTCGTCAAAATCAATGCCAAAGGACTGAAGCCGGCTGTGTTTGCCGTAACAAGCCAGAACGCTCAGGTTGGCGAAAAGGTGGCTGCGATCGGTACTCCGATCTCCTTCTCCTTGCGCAACTCGGCCACGGTTGGGGTGGTCAGCGGTTTGAACCGCAGCATCGACAGCTCCTATCGCCTGATCCAGACGGATACGGCGATTAATCCGGGCAACAGCGGCGGGCCGCTCGTGAATATGAAGGGCGAAGTGATTGGCATTAACAGTATGAAATTTTCGGCGATCGGCGTGGAAAACATGGGCTTCTCCATCCCTTCCGAGACCGTGGGCTATGTCGTCAAGCAGCTGATTCAATACGGTGAGGTGAAGCGGGCAGGGCTGGGACTTTCGCTGGAGGAAAGCTTTTCGGCAATTGTCGGCTTCCCGAGCGAGGATCCGCTACAGGTGACCGACGTAACGTCTCTCGAAGCCATTCAGGCGGGGATCTCCAAAGGGGACGTGCTGTACGCTATTAACGGCAAGAGAGTATACTCCATTGTTGATATTAACGAGATGCTCAAGCTGTATGCGCCTGGTACGAAGGTGAAGCTGCTGATGCAAAGAGACGGTGATATTGTCAGCGTACCGCTTGTGTTAAGCAGTGGCATCAACGAGCCTGTGGAGGATGCCGAGTGGGAAGAAGAGGTGGAGGTATGA